The Phycisphaerae bacterium genomic interval CACGAGGTGTTCAGCAGCAGGGAGATGTTCGGTTCCCGCTTGACGGCGTCATAGAGGAGGACATCCCACATGCTTGGGGACCGTTGCGGATTCCGAACGGCGTCTTCGAGACGGAGTTCCTCGATGATCCCGGATTCCCGGGCGTCGGTTTTTCCCGCCTGACCCCCACCATCGGAGCCTACAATGTGCATACGGATTTCGCTGGATGCGTTGCCGCCCAGGACGGGGCGATCCTGTAGGAGCAGGACGGACACGCCGTTCCGTGCAGCCGCGATGGCGGCACAGACGCCGGCCATACCGCCACCGGCCACGATGACTTGGGCTTCCAGGCGTTGGGGGGTGACCAGGCGTCCGGACTGGGGCTGCCCGGACGGTTCTCCGCCGGCGAGGGGTTTCGCGACGGCGAGGGAGTTGCCCTCGAGTGCCCGACCGGTTATGGTAGCGGTGATCAAGCCGCCGGCTCCGGCCGTCCTGAGGATGTCTCGCCGCGTTACACTTTGCTCATGGCTTCGTTCAGTCATTGGTACACTCCTGCCGAAATCATAACCATCCGGGAGTGGGGACGGAACCACAGGCGATGCAACCGCACGGAAACAAGGGAGTTGTCTGATCATGTTGACTGATCGAGCAGAACGCCGACAAGGCAAGGTGTCCGCCCTGACGATGGCAGCAGCCCTTTGTTGTGCTGCCATAACGTTCATGTTGGTGGCGGGTTGTGGAGACTCGTTTTCCTCGGGGCCCGATCGAGAAGGCCAACAGGTGGCCGGACCGGACTATGATCAGCAGGTCGCCGAGTTGCGGAATGTTGTCGCTCAGGATCCCGGCAGCACGAAGAACCAGATTCGGCTGGCGGAGATCGAATCGAAGGCTGCGGACTGGCACTTCGCCCGGGCCGAGGAGTTCCGCGGCCAGAAGCGGTTGCGGGATGCACAGGTCGAGCTGGCAACTGCGCTGGATCTGGTACCCGCTCACCCCAAAGCCCTGACCATGAGGGTGGCGATCCAGAAGGAGCTTGAGCGGGCCGAGAATCTGGCCAAGCAAGCCCAGGCGGCGGTAGATCAGCAGGACTTCAAGACTGCCCGTCGGCTGGCCACCGAATCTGCGGAGCTTGACCCCGCCCTGGCGACTGCGACCCAGATCCGCGAGCAGGCGAGCAGTGCGGCGGTCAAGAACAACCTGGATGCGGCCGCCAAGGCCCTGGAAGCTCGCCAGTGGGACGGGGCGCTCGCCGCGGCGGCGAAGGTCAAGGAGTTTGAGCCCGCCAATGCGATGGCGGCGGCGATCGAGAAGCAGGTGGAGAGCCGCAGTGCGGCCATGCGCATGCTGGAGTCGGCCAGGGCGGCGATGGAGAAGAAGGACCACTCGGCAGCGATCAAGTTGTACGAGAAGGCCGCGAACCTGTGGCCGGAGAACGCCGAGTTGACCGGCGAGCGCGACCAAGCGATGCGAACGACGGTGGAGCGGGCGATAGCCCAGGCTGATGGCGAGGCAGCCAAGGATCGATATCCGGCGGCTCTGGGTGCGATTGATGAGATCCAGCCCGCGTTGCCGGGGCAAGAGGATTTTGCCAAGCGTCGGGCGGACCTTCACCAGCGTTGGAATCGCAGCGTGCTGGAGCGTTACGAGAAGCATGCCCTGGCGGGCGAGTGGGAGTTGGCCTGGGTCGCAGCCATCGAGGCGGCGGCGGTCGCCCTGCCCGGCAATCCGCAGAATATCCAGAACCTGAGTCGGGCGGAGGAGATGATTGGCCAGGCCCTTTCGTATCGCCTGAGCATTGTGCCGATGAGGACGCCGACGGTCTCACCGGAGGTGGCTCTCGCGGCATGCAGGCCCCTGGCGGACAGCATCCGCACGAGGAAGCCCAAACACGTTCAGTTGGCGGAGTTCGCCCTGCCTGGCTTGCCGATCGAGGAAAGCGATCTCTCGCCCCCGCCGGCCGCCCCCCCTTCGAGCCAGCCGGCTGGGGGGATACTGGCACGGAAGCTTCCCGAGGCTGACTTGGCCTTGCTGGTGGACGTCTTGGCGGGCCTATCGGACAGCAAGCTGGCCGGCCAGCCTGGAGCCGCCAAGTTCCTGGCCGGGCGGAAGAACATTCAGAATCCCGCGTATGCCACGGCCGAGGTCACGCTTCGCGAGGCCCGCAAGGTTCTCAACCAGGCGCGGTCGGAGGCCAAGCTGAATGAGAGGACGTGGGACGTGCCCGGGCGCCGGGCCCTGGCCAGTGAGCAGACTTTCGCGGAGCTCGCCGCCACCGGCTACTACGGCGGCGCGGCCAAGGAAGCGGCGGACCGCTACGCTGCCGCGGTCAAAGCCCGGGACGAGATTCCGCAATGGACGCAGGTGGACAACTGGCAGGAACACCAGTACCCGGTCCACCGGATCAGTCGTGAGGTTGACCTCCGGGTGCGGATGCGGCTGGTCGAGGTAGCCACGGCCAGAGTCATCTGGCAGGACGATGGGATCACCAGCCGGGCGAGCCACGCCGACACCCAGGTTGACGGCGATGCCGTCCACCACGTGACCGCGAAGGCCGCCAACCTGAAGGGCTCGCCTGAGCTCGTTGCCGAGGCCGTGGCGAAGGTTCTCCCTGCGTTGCAGGCCAAGGGGCGCGATGCAATCGCCCGCCGGCCGGCCTACTTCCTGGAGCAAGCCCGGAGCAGCTCCGGGGACGCCAGGATTGCCGCTCAAGTACGGTTCCTGTTCGACAGCGGTCCGGCGTGCAGCGAGGAGGAAGCCATGGCCGCGCTGACCGAGCTTTTTGGCGACCGGGCTTCCCCGAGCGGCGTCGACGCCTGCCAGCGGCTGGCCCTGGACCGGCTCAACCTCCGGTTTCCGGCAGCGGTCCGATCGCCTGTCGCCCTGGCCCGAGCCGATCAGCCCCAGAGCCAGCAAAGACCACCTTTAGCCTCCGGTCAGGCCGGGAGCCAGCGAAAGCCGTCCGCTCCCGAGGCGTCGGCAGCGAGAAGGGCGGCGCCGGCGAGGCCGGTCCCGGCCCCTCCGCCGAGCGATCGGGCCGCGGACATGAATGCGGGCCGGGTGTATCAGGGCATCGTGAGCCGGGATGATGATCGCTACCGGAAGGAGGTTCTGACCGCTGACGGGATCCTGGTGAAGCTCAAGGACATCGACGGTCCGCCGCTGGTCGCGGACGTCGAGGTGACGGTAGGCAGGATCACGACGCGGCAGAACGACCTGCCGATTGGGACGCGGATGCTGATCCGAGGTGTCTCCGGCCGGCGATATGAGCTGGTCGTGCAGGCTTTGGACCGCAAGAGTGAGACGATGTGGTTCACCATGCAGCAGACGACGCTCGAGTCGCTGCCGCGCTGACGGTCAGCGTTTGGCGTCGAGCCGGCAGACCGGATCGAACAGGCTGGCCCGCATCCACTTGACCACGGCCCGGTCCTTGAGCATAGCGACGCGCCAGACATCGCACTTGAACTCCTCGGTCCAATTGCTTTCAACACCGCGGCCCATGCCCTCGAGCACGAGGAGGTCGATGTCGGCCGCGGCGGCGTTGCATTCCTCGCTGACCTGGCCGAGGTCGATCAGGGGTGTATCCCCGCCGGACGCCACGGTGGTGAGCATTCCGCCGGCGACCAGATTGCGCAATTCGGGATCGCGCCCGCACAGATCCTCCAGCAGGGGAACGAGTTCCGCAAGGGTGATGTCGTTCAAGGCGGGCTTGCTGTTAGGTGCGAGCACGACGCGGGTGCCGCAGAGGGCCATCTGCCGGGCCAGAGGAAGGACGCCGAGGACGATATCCGTGCCGGCGTTGTCCACGAAGAACATGGCCTTTCGCCACGCGTTTCGGGCCAGTCTCTCGCGTACTGCATCGGCATGGTCGACGAACCACGGCCGGGGGGGCACGTTCGCCAGGATGCGGAGGAAATCGACCTCACCCCGCTGGTACATGGCAATGGTGTCCGGCGAGCCGAGATCGAACATGTTGCCCGCCAGGATGCCGCGGAGCAGGAGGTCCCAGCGATGGGACAAGGGCGTGGCCTCCAGCTGGGCCACGATGCGGGGGTAGAGCTCGGCCGCCAGGCGGTTTTCCCGACGTTTGATGCCCTCGTAGGGGTCGGGGAATCCGTACTTGCTGACCAGCCGCTGGCGGAAGCGGGTTAGGTCGATGGTTTGCAGAACTCCGGCCTTCTCGGCTTCGGCTTGCAGGGCGGCCAGCTCGCGATCGTAGTCGACGCGAAACGCGGGCCACCGTTGCTCGAAGTTCTCGCCTGCCAGGTTATCCTCGACGAGTTGCCGGTCGAAGCGTTCCGGGAAGGTCGCGAACAGGTTGAGCCAGTAGGCCGCGATTTCCGGATCGTCCATCACGTTCCAGTTCGAGACGCGGTATCGATCCGGATGCATGAGCTGGCAGAAGATGGCCATGTCGATTTCTAGTCCTGGTGTGGCCCGGTGATTTCAGGGGGGATAGGGATCACCTGCCCCTGGCGGTCGACGCAGGCCAGCACGCTGGTCGCCTCGCACAGCAGCAGGCCGTCACGGTACAGCTCGTACCGATGGTCGATTCTCGCCCGTCCCATGCGGCAGATCTGGACCTTCATCAGGAGGTCGTCGTCATACCGGGCTGGCCGGCGGAACTTGCACTCGACCTTGGCCACGACGAACAGAACTCCCTTGTCCTCCAGATCGCGGTAGCGGATCCCGGTCGAGCGGAGCAGTTCTGTCCGGCCCATTTCGAAGTACTCGAAGTACTTCGAATGGTGAACGAAACCCATCGGGTCGCACTCGGCGTAGCGGACCCGAATGGGGATCTCGCAGGCTATCGTCTGATTGGCCATGCCCTCGGGTTCCTCGTGGACAACGAAAGCGGCCATGGTACTCGCGGTGGCGCACGAATCAATGGGGCCAGCCCTGATGGGGGGCGCTTGTGGTTTGTCTTTGGCCCGAGGCAGGGATATCATGGAGCTGCGGTCGACCGTCATTCGTCCGACCGCTGATGGGTGTCGCCCGTATTCATCCTGGCAACATGAGGGTCGTGGCCATGTCAGTAGTCCGGTTCTGGAGCCGCGTTCGGTGGGCGGGTATGTTGATTGCCCTGGGGGTCTCGACGAGTTGGGCGGTTGCCCAGGTACCGGGAACCGCGCCGGCGAGGGCTTTGAACACGCCGTCGGCCACGCCTTCGGCCAATGCCCGCCCGGTGATCACCGTGGACAACGCGGTTCATGATTTCGGGACCAACTGGGCGGGGACACGACTTGAGCACACCTTCAAGATCACCAATACCGGCAACGCGACGCTGGAGATCAGGGAAGTCCGCCCGGGCTGCAGCTGCGCCACCGCGGGGGCCTATCCCAAGTCGCTCCAGCCCGGCGAGACGGGTTCGTTCCCGCTGGTCCTCGACACCACCAGCATCTACGGGCAGTACACACGAACGCCGGTGATCGCCTCGAACGATCCGGCCACGCCGCAGCTCATGTTGCAGTTGAAGGGCACGGTCAAGCGCATCATCGAGGTCAGCCCGCTGATGGCGTCGTTCGGCGTGGTGTACGGTGGCACACCGCAGACCCTGACGCTGAAGATCGTCAACAATGGTGAGGTGCCCCTTCGACTGGCGCTGGATCCTTTTGCGTCGGTTGGACCGTTCCGGTTCGAGCTGACGGAGACGACGCCGGGCGAGGCGTTTGACCTGAAGGTCACGGCCATGATGCCGTTCGACACGCCGGGGCTCAAGCGGACCGAGGGGCGACTCATGACCAATCTGGCCAGTCAGCGCGATCTCGCCGTCGTCGCCTCGCTGGTGGTCCGAGACCGCCTTGACGTGCAGCCGCCGTCGGTGATCGTGTACCCGCCGGCAGATCCGGCCGCAGCGATGACGACGATGACTCGCCTGTTGTCGTTCACCAACAGCGGTGCGGATCCGGTCAAGATTTTGGAGGTAAGCTCGGACGAGCCGCAGTTCAAGGTAAGCTTTCAGCCCCAGCTAGCCGGCAAGAACTATCTGGTTCGGATCGAGATGCCGGGCAACTACGCCGTTCCGCCCGAGGGGCGCAAGATTGTCATCAAGACCGACGACAAGATGAAACCCGTCCTGCACGTTCCGGTCATCAAGGCCTTCACTCCGACGGCGGCTACCCGGCCCGCGCCGGTCGCGTCAGCTCCGGTTGCACCCCGGTCAGCCCGCAGACCGGCGGAGCTGATGATCGGCCAGAAGGCACCGGATTTCAAGCTGACCACGGTGTCCGGCAAGTCCGCTTCTCGCGCGGATGTCAGCGGGAAGATCACCGTGCTCAACTTTGTCTCGTCGCGCTGCGGCTACTGCAAGAGGCAACTGCCACGGGTGGAGGCTTTGCGACCCAAGTACGAGGAGAAGGGCGTCCGGTACCTGATCGTCGGCGAGACCATGGGGAGAAGCGAGGAGACCAAGGAGATGCTCCAGGCCGTCCTCACTCAGCTCAACGTCAAGGCGGATTTCGCCATGGATGCTGGCAACGCGGTCGGCCGGATGTTCCAAGCCACCGGCTATCCGACCATGGTGATCCTGGGAAAGACGGGGATGATCGAAGCGGTGAACATTGGCAACAAGGTTGATCTTGAGGATCTGATGAAAGGCCAGCTTGACGCGCTCCTCGACGGGAAAGCGATTCCCGAGAAGTTCCTGCCGCCCAAGGGATGAGCAGCCGCAACGGGCATTTCGCCACGAGGATGCCGCGATGGTGCAAGGCAGACTCTTGACCCCGTACGGAGTCCGGACATGGGCCGAGTTCCAGATCGCCTGCTTCCGCGGGACAGTCTTCTACTGGTCGTTGACTACCAGGACAAGCTCTTGCCAGCCATCCATGAGGCTGATGCCTGCGTGGCGGCGGCCAGGAAACTGATCGACGCTGCCCGGGTGCTCGACGTGCCCATGCTGATCACCGAGCAGTACCCGGCGGGTCTGGGCCACACCTGTGCCGTGCTGGGCGAGGCCCTTGCGGGCGTACCCGTGGTCGAGAAGATCCTGTTCAGCGCCTGTGTACCGGAGGTACTGAACCGACTGACCGGCTGGGCCCGACCGAACATCATCGTGATCGGCATCGAGGCCCATGTCTGCGTGCAGCAAAGCGTTCTCGACCTTCTTCGCCTGGGCTACACGGTCCATCTCTGTGCCGACGCGACCGGTTCTCGCCGCCCGTCGGACCGTGATCTGGCGATCGCGCGGATGCGGCAGGCCGGGGCGATCGTCACCAGCGTGGAAAGCGCGATCTTTGAGCTGCTAGGCCAGGCGGGGACGGATGCCTTCAAGCGCGTGCTGAAGATCGTGAAGTGAAGGCTGCTTGCCCCTGGGGTGCACGGCAGCTCGGGGTGCGGGGACGGTGGGCTCCGATGATTCCCGGACCTTGGTGCGAGAGAGGGTGGTGTACGGTCAGGCTTTACGCTGGTATTGACCGAATCCGGCGGAAAGTCGATCATGTCTCTGGGGTTAACACCCCCGGGAACCAAAGGGACCACCTGGGCATCTAAGATGGCGAAGGACAGCACGCTGCCGGCCGCCGCGGGCCTCTCGGTAGACGAGACGGCACTGGTGGAGCAGGCACGCGCGGGTGATATGGGGGCCTTCAGCCGCCTGGTGGGCAAGTACCAGGAACGGATCGTCAATACCTGCTGGCGCGTCTGCGGGAACAAGGACGATGCCGAGGACCTGGCCCAGGAGGCGATTCTGAAGGCGTTGGAAGCGATCGGCTCATTTCAGCAGCGAGCGGCCTTCTACACCTGGCTGTTCCGCATCGCGGTGAACGTGTCGATCGCCCATCGCCGCAGGGCGGCCCGAGCTCCCAAGCTGGCTCTGCACGCTGGCGACGGCGAATGGGGCGGCGATTATCAGGCGGCCAGGCTCGTGGGCCACGCGTCTCGGGAGGTGACGGACCCACCCGCCAGACTTTCGGCGCGCGAGACGGAGCGCAAGCTGGCCGAGGGACTGGAACAGCTCGACGACGATCACCGGGCGGTGATCGTACTGCGTGATATTGAAGGGCTCGACTACCGGCAGATTGGGGAGATTCTCGACCTGCCGGCGGGAACGGTGAGATCGCGGATCCACCGGGCCCGATTGGAGCTGAAGGAGTACTTGAGACCGCTGGTTGAGTGAGTGAAGTGAGTTTCCGCGTGGCGCTGGTTGAGTGACATGGATCCGAAGCGACGCCAATATCTGGAAGCCCAGCTTTCGGCCTACCTGGACGGAGAACTGGCCGCTGCGGAGCGGACCGAGGTCGAGGATTTCCTGGCCGTCGACGCTGACGCCCGCAAGTTGCTGGCAGAGCTGGAGGATATCGCGGCCGGCCTGAGGGCTCTGCCTCGGGCCAGGGTGTCGCCGGATCTCATGGAAGGGCTGCGGAGCCGGCTGGAACGGCGGGCGTTGCTGGGCGTCCAGACTTCGAAGGCACCACCGGTGACCACGATTCCGTTCGGCGGGCGGTGGCTGGCGGCGGCGGCGGTGATGGCGATGATGGTCACCGCCGGCTACGTCATGTGGTCAATCCGATCGCCCGAGCCGGATTTTCCCACTAAAGAGTACGTTATGGTAGAATCGGCGAATCGCCCGGTCCAGCGGTCGACAGACGGCAAGGGGGCGGAGCCGGCCGCACCATCGGTGCGGCATGGGCAGGAGGAGGCGGAGAAGTCTGCCTCGGCCGGACGCGGGGCCGCCCAGGGCTATGGGGCCGGTGATACCAAGCTCGAGCTGCCGGCCGTTTTGCCTCCGGCGGCGTTCTCGGCCAAGGGGGACAGGACGCTCGCCGCCGCGCCTCGGTCTGCGGGCGACGCCACCGGCTCAGGATCAAGTCCGACGTCTGGCGGAATCGAGGCCTCACCGACAAGGAGAGTTAACCTTGGCAGGACCAAGGAGGAACACGACAGCAGCACTGTGCTCGACCATGTCGCTCGAGGTGAGCCGGCCGCCTTGGCAGAACGCGTCGCCAGGTTGCCGCAGAGGCCGGATGAGGAGCAGGTCAGAGTCGCCCTCGGCGATGAGACCGCCGGCTCGACTGGCAATGAGGGCGATGCGGCGGGGGTGCGAACCTCGAAGGGTATCCCGACGGAGGGTCGTTATCGCGGTCGGATGGCGGTGGAGGCCACCCAGCCCGCGGCGCTGCGGCCGAAGATGGTGGCAGGGGCCGAGAAAAGAAAGTACCAGTCCGAGCGAGCGGCGTCGCGAAGGGAAGAAGCGGCCCTGTCGGCACCGGCTCTGGCCAGCGCGGACCTGATCCCGCAGGTGGCCGAGGCAGAGAAGCCAGGCAACGGCCTCGACCGGGAAGCCAGGACGCTGAACAGGGCCACAGGTGCTGGTGACGGCGTATCCGGTCCGCCCGCCGAACCGGCCGCGGTACCCGAGTCGACGGGCGTGGTGGTGGGCACGACGCTGGAGGCGGCGGACGTTGCGGGCGGGCGCCGAGGTACGCCGGCCTGGCAAGGCTTCGACCGCAAGGAGGTCTTCGTCCGCGAACCGGGCCATCCCTGGGACAAGAGTGCCGGCGGCGGTTTTGGCGGCATGGGCGGCATGGGCGGCACTGGTGCGGACCAGGCTGACCTCGGCAGAAGTGGCGGCGTGTTCGGCAGCTTCGGCAGAGCTGCCGGCGGCATGGCGTACGGCGCTGGTGCTGAGGTCAAGGACCGTTCCGGCATCTTGGGTCTCTCCCTTGCCGACAGCGACGTCGCGGAGCGGTTCTTGCTGGCGACGCCGGGCGAGCCTCCGTGGCGACCGGACACGAACGACGTACCTCGGGACGTTTTCCGATCCCTGTGGACGACAGGGTATGCGGCGGGCAAGCGGAGTACCTTCGATTCGCAGAATGCCGACCCGCAGAATGCGGCCACGGCAGGGCACGCCACAGGAGCCGCTGCGGCCGCGTCCGGGCGAGCGCCGATCGGCAACATCTACGGCGATCTGCAAGTTGCCGGTCAAGCCGCCGGCCAGCGAACGTCGGAGGCCGGGAGTGGCGTCCTGAGGGCCGCCGGCCGGCCGACGACTCAGCCCGCCAGCGTCCCTGCCACCGCCCCGACCTCGCAGCCGACAAGTCGCCCCGATGTTGCACCCGGCTCATCCAGGTAGGGACATTTCCCCTTGGGCAAGCTACGGCTTCTGTGTGGTTGCGAGGTGTTGGGTTTTTCCTGCGGCTCTGGCTCCTATCCCCTCAACTGCTCGAACTTGCGATAGGGTGCGTCCCATCGCCCGGACTCGTTGGGCTCATAGACGGAAACCTCGAACGAGCGGCGAATGAGTTGCCGGGCGGCCTTGAGATCGGGCAGCACGCCGGTGGCTACGGCCTGTACGGCGATATTGCCTGCCGCCGTCGCCTCGACCGGCCCGGCCACGATTGTCCGCCCGGTGGCGTCCGCCGCCCACTGGCAGAGGTGCTTGTTTTGGATGCCGCCGCCGACGATGTGAATGACCTCGGCTTTGCGGCCGGTGCATGATTCGATCCGACCGAGGGTTTGGCGGTAGGTCATGGCCAGGCTCTCCAGGCAGATCCGCACGAATTGGCCGGGCGACTCGGGCACGTGCTGGCCGGTCTTGCGGCAGTACTCGGCGATTCGGGTGGGCATGTCGCCCGGGGCGAGGAATGAGGGATCGTCCGGGTCGAGAATGGCGCGATACGGTTCGGCCTTGCCGGCCAGGTCGGCCAGTTCGGCGTAGCTGTAAGCCCTGCCGGCTCGCTCCCAGGTCCGCCGGCACTCCTGGACCAGCCAGAGCCCCATGATGTTTTTGAGGAACCGGTAGGTTCCGGCCACGCCGCCCTCGTTCGTGAAGTTGAAGCGAAGCGACTGCTCGTTGATAATCGGCTGGGGCACTTCCATGCCCATCAGCGACCAAGTGCCCGAGCTGAGGAAGGCCCAGCTCTTCTCCCCCACCGCGGGGACGGCGGCCACGGCCGATCCGGTGTCGTGCTGGGCCGGCGCGATCATGGGCACGTTGCCCACGCCGGTCTCTTCGCGGATCTCCTGGCGAAGCGGCCCGAGCACGGTGCCGGGCGGGACGACTTCGCCGAAGATCCTGGTCGGGATATCCAGCTTCTGGATCAAGGGTATGGCCCAACCTCTCTTGCGCGGATCGTAGGCCTGGGTCGTGGTCGCGTCGGTGAACTCGCAGCACTTGCGGCCGGTGAACCAGTAGTTGAACAGGTCGGGCATCATCAGCAGCGTCTCGGCGGCATCCAGCAGAGCCGACTTGCCGAGGCGCATGGCCAGGAGTTGGAAGATGGTGTTGAACTGCATGAACTGGATGCCGGTCTGATCGAAGACCTCGGCGCGGGGCACGATGGCGAAGGCCTTTTCGAGAATGCCGTTGGTGCGCGGGTCGCGGTAGTGGAACGGGTTACCCAGCAAGGCATCGCCGCGGCCGAGCAGGGCAAAGTCGACGCCCCAGGTGTCGATGCCCACGCCGGCCAGCATGCCCGCCTGCTTGCCGGCCAGGGCCAAGCCGTGCTTCATCTCCGACCATAGCCGGAGTCCATCCCAGTGCAGTTCGTCCAAAGTGCGGATCGGCCCGTTGGGGAAGCGATGCACCTCGGACAACTCGAGCTTCTGATCGGATACCTTGCCGAGGACCAGACGACCGCTCTCGGCCCCGAGGTCAATCGCCGCGAAACTTGCTGGCTTGGTCATACACTACGTCCTTCCAGATTCATAGGAATTGTCCGAACCGCCAAGACGCCAAGGGTGCCAAGATGCGTCAATGCTTGAAATGGCGTGTGCCCGTGATGATCATGGCCACACCCGCGGTGTCGCAGAGGGCGACGGTCTCGGCATCCCGGTTGCTCCCGCCGGGGTGGATGATGGCCGTGATGCCGGCGTCAATCAACTTCTGCGGGCCGTCGGGCACGGGGAAGAACGCATCCCCGGCCGCCACCGCACCCTTGAGCTTATCGCCGTGGCCGTTCTCGCGGGAGAGCTGAACCGCCAAGTCACAGCTCTTCACGCGGGACATTTGCCCGGCACCGTTGCCCAGGAGCATGCCGTCCTGGCAGATGGTGATGGCATTGCTCTTGGTGTGCTTGCAGACCAGCCAGGCGAATTGCAGGTCTGCCATTTCGGATTCCGTCGGCTTGCGCTTGGTGACGATCTTCCACTGGTCTTCGTTGAGGCCAAGCAGGTCACGGGTCTGAACGAGCATGCCGCCGACGATCTTCTTGTAGTCGAGCTCATTCGGATCGGGCGGTCCGTCCATCGGCCCGACCGACAGCAGCCGGCACTCCTTGCCCCATTTGCGTTTTTCGGTCGGGGTGGTGATCAACT includes:
- a CDS encoding DUF89 family protein encodes the protein MAIFCQLMHPDRYRVSNWNVMDDPEIAAYWLNLFATFPERFDRQLVEDNLAGENFEQRWPAFRVDYDRELAALQAEAEKAGVLQTIDLTRFRQRLVSKYGFPDPYEGIKRRENRLAAELYPRIVAQLEATPLSHRWDLLLRGILAGNMFDLGSPDTIAMYQRGEVDFLRILANVPPRPWFVDHADAVRERLARNAWRKAMFFVDNAGTDIVLGVLPLARQMALCGTRVVLAPNSKPALNDITLAELVPLLEDLCGRDPELRNLVAGGMLTTVASGGDTPLIDLGQVSEECNAAAADIDLLVLEGMGRGVESNWTEEFKCDVWRVAMLKDRAVVKWMRASLFDPVCRLDAKR
- a CDS encoding acyl-CoA thioesterase, which encodes MANQTIACEIPIRVRYAECDPMGFVHHSKYFEYFEMGRTELLRSTGIRYRDLEDKGVLFVVAKVECKFRRPARYDDDLLMKVQICRMGRARIDHRYELYRDGLLLCEATSVLACVDRQGQVIPIPPEITGPHQD
- a CDS encoding DUF1573 domain-containing protein, producing MSVVRFWSRVRWAGMLIALGVSTSWAVAQVPGTAPARALNTPSATPSANARPVITVDNAVHDFGTNWAGTRLEHTFKITNTGNATLEIREVRPGCSCATAGAYPKSLQPGETGSFPLVLDTTSIYGQYTRTPVIASNDPATPQLMLQLKGTVKRIIEVSPLMASFGVVYGGTPQTLTLKIVNNGEVPLRLALDPFASVGPFRFELTETTPGEAFDLKVTAMMPFDTPGLKRTEGRLMTNLASQRDLAVVASLVVRDRLDVQPPSVIVYPPADPAAAMTTMTRLLSFTNSGADPVKILEVSSDEPQFKVSFQPQLAGKNYLVRIEMPGNYAVPPEGRKIVIKTDDKMKPVLHVPVIKAFTPTAATRPAPVASAPVAPRSARRPAELMIGQKAPDFKLTTVSGKSASRADVSGKITVLNFVSSRCGYCKRQLPRVEALRPKYEEKGVRYLIVGETMGRSEETKEMLQAVLTQLNVKADFAMDAGNAVGRMFQATGYPTMVILGKTGMIEAVNIGNKVDLEDLMKGQLDALLDGKAIPEKFLPPKG
- a CDS encoding hydrolase, producing the protein MGRVPDRLLPRDSLLLVVDYQDKLLPAIHEADACVAAARKLIDAARVLDVPMLITEQYPAGLGHTCAVLGEALAGVPVVEKILFSACVPEVLNRLTGWARPNIIVIGIEAHVCVQQSVLDLLRLGYTVHLCADATGSRRPSDRDLAIARMRQAGAIVTSVESAIFELLGQAGTDAFKRVLKIVK
- a CDS encoding sigma-70 family RNA polymerase sigma factor; this translates as MSLGLTPPGTKGTTWASKMAKDSTLPAAAGLSVDETALVEQARAGDMGAFSRLVGKYQERIVNTCWRVCGNKDDAEDLAQEAILKALEAIGSFQQRAAFYTWLFRIAVNVSIAHRRRAARAPKLALHAGDGEWGGDYQAARLVGHASREVTDPPARLSARETERKLAEGLEQLDDDHRAVIVLRDIEGLDYRQIGEILDLPAGTVRSRIHRARLELKEYLRPLVE
- a CDS encoding rhamnulokinase is translated as MTKPASFAAIDLGAESGRLVLGKVSDQKLELSEVHRFPNGPIRTLDELHWDGLRLWSEMKHGLALAGKQAGMLAGVGIDTWGVDFALLGRGDALLGNPFHYRDPRTNGILEKAFAIVPRAEVFDQTGIQFMQFNTIFQLLAMRLGKSALLDAAETLLMMPDLFNYWFTGRKCCEFTDATTTQAYDPRKRGWAIPLIQKLDIPTRIFGEVVPPGTVLGPLRQEIREETGVGNVPMIAPAQHDTGSAVAAVPAVGEKSWAFLSSGTWSLMGMEVPQPIINEQSLRFNFTNEGGVAGTYRFLKNIMGLWLVQECRRTWERAGRAYSYAELADLAGKAEPYRAILDPDDPSFLAPGDMPTRIAEYCRKTGQHVPESPGQFVRICLESLAMTYRQTLGRIESCTGRKAEVIHIVGGGIQNKHLCQWAADATGRTIVAGPVEATAAGNIAVQAVATGVLPDLKAARQLIRRSFEVSVYEPNESGRWDAPYRKFEQLRG